One genomic segment of Arachis duranensis cultivar V14167 chromosome 4, aradu.V14167.gnm2.J7QH, whole genome shotgun sequence includes these proteins:
- the LOC107484685 gene encoding uncharacterized protein LOC107484685, whose amino-acid sequence MSPYQLVYDKTCHLPVKLKHKAYWAVRYSTYENAKLYKESTKLLHDKKIAIRVFEPRQIVPLYNSRLKLFLGKLKSRWSGPFGVTRASPYGHVKIQEENSDRKFTVNGQMLKNYLGGEIDRQRSAHLLN is encoded by the exons ATGTCCCCTTACCAGTTGGTCTATGACAAaacctgtcacttgccagttaaGCTAAAGCATAAAGCTTATTGGGCAGTCAG ataCTCAAcctatgagaatgccaagctctatAAGGAGAGTACGAAGTTATTGCATGACAAGAAGATTGCCattagagtctttgagccaagaCAGATAGTGCCTCTgtataattcaaggctcaaactTTTCCTCGGGAAGCTAAAATCCCGGTGGTCAGGACCGTTTGGGGTTACTAGAGCTTCACCATATGGTCATGTTAAAATACAGGAAGAGAATTCTGATAGGAAATTTACAGTGAATGGCCAGATGTTGAAGAACTATCTTGGAGGTGAGATCGATCGCCAGAGGTCTGCTCATCTGCTGAATTAG